One genomic region from Aptenodytes patagonicus unplaced genomic scaffold, bAptPat1.pri.cur scaffold_368, whole genome shotgun sequence encodes:
- the LOC143173859 gene encoding LOW QUALITY PROTEIN: death effector domain-containing protein-like (The sequence of the model RefSeq protein was modified relative to this genomic sequence to represent the inferred CDS: deleted 1 base in 1 codon), whose product MAAFKRSRAQAWPEERGDREHGLYSLHRMFDIVGTHLTHRDVRVLSFLFVDVIDDYERGMIRSGRDFLLALERQGRCDETNFRQVLQLLRIITRHDLLPYVTLKRRRAVCPDLVDKYLEETSIRYVTPRAHSEAEHGLGHPHKSVPPHHPVVCCSSAGPQICTKRPGRGRTLLSSQRKRRKSATPDPKEKQTCDIRLRVRAEYCQHETALQGNVFSNKQDPLERQFERFNQANTILKSRDLGSIICDIKFSELTYLDAFWRDYINGSLLEALKGVFITDSLKQAVGHEAIKLLVNVDEEDYEVGRQKLLRNLMLQTAP is encoded by the exons ATGGCCGCCTTCAAACGGAGCCGAGCGCAAGCCTGGCCGGAGGAACGGGGCGACCGGGAGCACGGGCTCTACAGCTTGCACCGCATGTTCGACATCGTGGGCACCCACCTGACCCACCGGGACGTGCGGGTGCTCTCCTTCCTCTTCGTGGACGTGATCGACGATTACGAGAGGGGGATGATCCGCAGCGGCCGGGACTTCTTGCTGGCGCTGGAG CGGCAGGGCCGCTGTGACGAGACCAACTTCCGACAGGTGCTGCAGTTGCTGCGGATCATCACTCGCCACGACCTGCTGCCATACGTCACCCTCAAGCGGCGACGGGCCG TGTGTCCGGACCTGGTGGACAAGTACCTGGAGGAGACGTCCATTCGCTACGTGACGCCCCGAGCTCACAGCGAGGCGGAGCACGGGCTCGGCCACCCCCATAAATCAG TGCCTCCCCACCACCCCGTGGTCTGCTGCTCCTCCGCGGGACCCCAGATCTGTACCAAGAGGCCCGGTCGCGGCAGGACCCTCCTCAGCAGCCAGCGCAAGAGGAGGAAGTCGGCGACGCCGGACCCTAAGGAGAAGCAGACCTGTG ACATCCGCCTGCGAGTCCGAGCCGAGTACTGCCAGCACGAGACGGCGCTTCAAGGCAACGTCTTCTCCAACAAGCAGGACCCCTTGGAGCGTCAGTTCGAACGCTTCAACCAGGCCAACACCATCCTGAAGTCCCGGGACCTGGGCTCCATCATCTGTGACATAAAATTCTCAGAGCTCACCTACCTCGACGCGTTCTGGCGCGATTACATCAACGGCTCTTTGCTGGAAGCCCTCAAGGGCGTCTTCATCACGGACTCGCTCAAACAAGCCGTGGGCCACGAAGCCATCAAACTGCTGGTCAATGTGGACGAGGAGGATTACGAGGTCGGGCGCCAGAAACTCCTGAGGAACTTGATGCTGCAGACGGCTCCCTGA